A region of Procambarus clarkii isolate CNS0578487 chromosome 93, FALCON_Pclarkii_2.0, whole genome shotgun sequence DNA encodes the following proteins:
- the LOC138359882 gene encoding uncharacterized protein isoform X2 — MLWKVLATKSCRKILADLHFPECGLESPEVPLSVGRVKQNQVKVIMMHGLAWSEAPLLCKRKSTKVGDCLWSCLGLLDLLFI, encoded by the exons at gttgtggaaggtcctggcaacaaagagctgcaggaaaatacttgcagatctaca ttttccagaatgtggtttggaaagtccagaagtccctctgtcagttggaagagttaaacagaatcag gtgaaagtgattatgatgcatggactggcttggagtgaggctcctttactctgcaaaaggaaatctacaaaagtgg gtgattgtctctggagttgccttggccttttggatcttctgttcatctag
- the LOC138359882 gene encoding uncharacterized protein isoform X1 — protein MPPLPAAGTNVPAKWMKPTLKCCGRSWQQRAAGKYLQIYKCGLESPEVPLSVGRVKQNQVKVIMMHGLAWSEAPLLCKRKSTKVGDCLWSCLGLLDLLFI, from the exons atgcctcccctaccagcagctggcacaaatgttccagctaagtggatgaagcccacactaaaat gttgtggaaggtcctggcaacaaagagctgcaggaaaatacttgcagatctaca aatgtggtttggaaagtccagaagtccctctgtcagttggaagagttaaacagaatcag gtgaaagtgattatgatgcatggactggcttggagtgaggctcctttactctgcaaaaggaaatctacaaaagtgg gtgattgtctctggagttgccttggccttttggatcttctgttcatctag